The Candida dubliniensis CD36 chromosome 2, complete sequence genome contains a region encoding:
- the RPL36 gene encoding 60S ribosomal protein L36 (spliced gene), translating into MAKSGIAAGVNKGRKTTAKEVAPKISYRKGASSQRTVFVRSIVKEVAGLAPYERRLIELIRNAGEKRAKKLAKKRLGTHKRALRKVEEMTQVIAESRRH; encoded by the exons ATGGCTAAGTCA gGAATTGCTGCAGGTGTTAACAAAGGTAGAAAAACTACTGCCAAAGAAGTTGCCCCAAAAATCTCATACAGAAAAGGTGCTTCATCTCAAAGAACTGTTTTCGTTAGATCAATTGTTAAAGAAGTTGCTGGATTAGCTCCATATGAAAGaagattgattgaattgatcAGAAATGCTGGTGAAAAAAGAGCCAAGAAATTGGCTAAAAAGAGATTAGGTACTCATAAGAGAGCTTTAAGAAAAGTTGAAGAAATGACTCAAGTTATTGCTGAATCTAGAAGACATTAA
- a CDS encoding mitochondrial 54S ribosomal protein YmL24/YmL14 (Similar to S. cerevisiae MRPL24): MNVFRGLVSIPIPRISCAPQIYSIIRFRQLSTTLPLSTKRTYDKFYKITKQLQPIDKTVYEIGQERPDHIRIPKDLPKFPKYEYEPRFFKRQNRGLYGGLQRKRSKSCSEYLNKTLRVHRPNVQWTKLWSETLNKRLRLRVATRVLKTISKEGGLDQYLLKSTPARVKTMGLKAWQLRYRILQEREQDKRGNITLSDGTTKKIQYINSDGLKFHATKDALLSELYEAVQRDSYYPIKPFHFERDYSWWSYEQIVKKLEQYNWDFTGLATK, translated from the coding sequence ATGAACGTGTTTAGAGGATTAGTATCTATTCCTATTCCTCGTATATCATGTGCGCCACAgatatattcaataattaGATTTAGacaattatcaacaacattacCATTATCAACCAAAAGAACTtatgataaattttataaaatcaCCAAACAATTACAACCAATTGATAAGACTGTTTATGAAATTGGCCAAGAACGTCCTGATCATATACGTATTCCTAAAGATTTACCtaaatttccaaaatatgaatatgaaccacgtttttttaaaagacAAAATCGTGGATTATATGGTGGATTACAACGTAAACGTTCCAAATCATGTTCtgaatatttgaataaaacATTAAGAGTCCATAGACCAAATGTTCAATGGACCAAATTATGGTCAGAAACTTTAAATAAGAGATTACGTTTACGAGTGGCAACAAGAGTCTTAAAAACAATATCTAAAGAAGGAGGATTAgatcaatatttattgaaaagtACTCCAGCAAGAGTTAAAACCATGGGGTTAAAAGCTTGGCAATTAAGATACAGAATATTACAAGAACGTGAACAAGATAAAAGAGGAAATATCACTCTACTGGATGGTACAACTAAGAAAATCCAATATATTAATTCTGATGGGTTGAAATTTCATGCTACTAAAGATGCTTTGTTATCTGAATTATATGAAGCTGTCCAAAGGGATTCTTATTATCCAATCAAACCATTCCATTTTGAAAGAGACTATAGTTGGTGGTCTTATGAACAAATTGTTAAGAAATTGGAACAATACAATTGGGATTTCACAGGATTGGCCACCAAATAA
- a CDS encoding hypothetical protein, fungus-conserved (spliced gene;~possibly fungus-specific) yields MIRSTIAKSFHRFLTTNTPAPAAPPPPSHFSNPKEIPEPFGAGTDTNAVYQQQQQQQATPVPNTKPTQDGSIKEITALIAMFALAYIAIDNYTERIRLEKLHNETSAINLKALQIQQLNHQREKKQKDLTLLQERREIAKRDFKMSLHIAMLRKQLMDLGVSPIELDLAIKEFEKNVKLDNSIKNVTGQYLWLDDSSDLKQYLPDPMEYDKARKNK; encoded by the exons ATGATTAGATCAACAATAGCTAAGAGTTTCCATAGATTTCTCACTACTAACACCCCAGCACCAGCAGCACCTCCTCCACCTTCACATTTCTCAAACCCTAAAGAAATACCCGAGCCATTTGGTGCTGGAACCGACACCAATGCtgtttatcaacaacaacaacaacagcaggCAACACCAGTACCAAATACAAAACCGACCCAAGATGGTTcaataaaagaaataacGGCGTTAATAGCAATGTTTGCTCTTGCATATATTGCCATTGACAATTATACTGAACGAATAAGACTAGAAAAACTTCATAATGAAACCAGTGCCATTAATTTAAAAGCATTACagattcaacaattaaatcatcaacgagaaaagaaacaaaaagattTAACATTATTACAAGAACGACGAGAGATTGCTAAACGAGATTTCAAAATGAGTTTACATATTGCAATGTTACGGAAACAATTAATGGATTTAGGAGTCTCACCAATAGAATTAGATTTAGCgattaaagaatttgaaaaaaatgttaaattagataattcaataaaaaatGTCACTGGTCAATATTTATGGTTAGATGATTCTTCAG aTCTTAAACAATATCTTCCGGACCCAATGGAATATGATAAAgcaagaaaaaacaaataa